The DNA window AGTTTAAGTGAAAGAGGCTGCGTTTGTCATTATAATTTACTCCTTGTTTTTATCCAAGAATTTGTAATTGTATCTAGGTTTAAATAAATACCCAGAGATTAACAGCATTTTTTATTTTCTTGAATTGGCGGACACTTTACAGAGCCGAAACTACAATATACGCAACAATCACCCTTGAGAGGTTTTAAAACTCTCTTGCACTTTTCACATTCGTAAAAATATTGGCAGGCGTTTGTTGGCATTGTTTCCTCTTTCTTGTAACCACAGTCTGGACAAGTTATTATTGTTTGTAACTTTATTTCCATTACGATATAGTTTTACTATTTATTGCTTTATATCCTGTTGAATTGATAGCATTTTCAATTTCCGTGATACTTGTTTGTTTACTGTCGAACTTAACAATAGCGTTGCCCTTTTCATAAGATACTACAACTTCGACAATTCCTTTTAGTCGGTTGATCTCTGTTTTAATATGTTGTTCACACCCAGAACAAGTCATTCCTTTAATAGCAAACTCAACTTTCTGAATCTTGG is part of the Chryseobacterium lactis genome and encodes:
- a CDS encoding GDCCVxC domain-containing (seleno)protein; this translates as MEIKLQTIITCPDCGYKKEETMPTNACQYFYECEKCKRVLKPLKGDCCVYCSFGSVKCPPIQENKKCC